The genomic segment GGCCGCCGATGATCCTGACGGCGAAGGACATCGCGGAGATCACCCGCCTGCTGGATGAATCGCAGTTTTCCGAACTCAAGCTGGAGATCGGCGATTTCAAACTGCGCGTCAGCCGTGGTGGTTCGGGCCGGCGGCTTTACGATGACGATGTGGAGGCCGCCCCGGCTCCGCGCACTGCCGCACCCTCCACGCCTGCTCCTGCCGCTGCTCCCGCGCCTGCGACACCCGCCACCGGCCCAGCGGCGGGCGAAGTGGACGTGCCCGCACCGCTGCTCGGCAATTTCTATTCCGCCCCGCGCCCTGGCGATCCCCCCTTCGTGAAGGTGGGCGATCTGGTGAATGAGGACAGCATCATCGGCATCATCGAAGTGATGAAGCTGATGAACTCGGTCCGCGCTGGCGTTGCCGGCACGGTCGTCGCCATCCTCGCGGATAACGGCACCTCAGTGGAAGAGGGGCAGGCCCTCATCCGCGTGAAGACGGGCGAGTAAGGCCATGGCAAAGGTCCAGCTCGTCGAAACCTCGCTGCGCGATGGGAATCAGTGCCTGTGGGGCGCCCTTGGCGTCGATACGGCCCGCACGCTCACTATCGCCCCGGTAATGGAACGGTGCGGCTTCAAGGCGATCGACTTCACCACGTCCACTCATATGGGCGTTGCGGTGCGCTACAAGCAGGAAGATCCGTGGGAGCGGATACGCGGCATGGCGGAGGCCTGCCCCACCACGCCGCTGCAATTCCTCTCCACCGGCTTCCGCTTCATCGCCTGGGAGACCGCGAGCCCCGAATTCATGGAACTGGCCTTCCGCACACTGGCCCGCAACGGTATCCGCCGCTTCGCTTTGGCGGACCCCATGAACGATGCGGCTTCCAACGTGGAAGTCGCCCGTCTGGTCAAGCGCGCAGGCGGCGAACAGGTGGTGGGCGCGCTCGTCTATACGATCAGCCCGATCCACGATGACGCCCATTATGCCGAGGCAGCGCGGATCATGGCCGCCAGCCCGGACATCGATGCGCTCTACATCAAGGACCCCGGCGGGCTGCTCACCAGCAAGCGCGCCCAGACCCTGATCCCCGCGATCATGGCCGAAATCGGCGAGAAGCCGCTGGAACTGCACGCCCATTGCACTATCGGCTTGGCCGAACAGGCCTATCTCGAAGGCGTGGAACTGGGAGCGACTGCCCTGCAATGCGCCAGCGGTGGCGCGGCCGACGGCACCTCCAATCCACCGATCCAGCGCATGATCGCCAATCTGCGCGCCATGGGCCACACGGTCGAGATCGATGACGAGGCCGTGGCGGAAGTCTGCAATTACTTCACAGCACTGGCAGAGGCCGAAGGCCTGCCCACCGGGCACCCGATGCCCTTCGATGCCGCCTATTTCCATCACAATCTGCCCGGCGGCATGGTCGGCACCATGCGCCGCCATCTTTCGGACCAGCGCGTGCCCCATCTGGAAGGCGCGGTGATCGAAGAACTGGGCCGTATCCGGCGGGAACTGGGCTGGCCCATCGTGATGACGCCCTTTGCCCAGATGCTGCAAACACAGGCCGTGATGAACGTGACGGGCAAGGAACGCTATGCCGTGATCCCGGACGAGATCATCCGCTTCGCCATCGGCAAGTTCGGCCGCCCGATGCAGCCAGTCGATCCCAATCTGATGGACCGCATCATGTCAGATCCGCGCACCAAGGAACTGGCAGCAGAACCGGGCATGGCCGAATTGTCGGACCTCAGGAAGCGCATCGGCCCGAACCTGTCGGACGAGGAATTCCTGTTGCGCGCCACCATGCCGGCCAATCTGGTCGATGCCATGCAGGCGGCAGGCCCGGCGAACCGGGTCTATAATCCCGAGACGCGGGCAGTCATGGAGCTGGTCCGCGGCGTACTCAGCCGCCGCGACCTCACCGAAATCACAGTTGAAAAGGAAGGCTTCCGGCTCGCAGTCGAAGCCTGATCACGGATCCCGATATGTCCCATTCCCAATTCGCAGAACCCATCGGCACCGCGCGCGGCGTGATGTTCGATCTCGACGGTACGCTTATCCTCTCCAACCGCGAACTCGGCCAGTACAAGGTGCTGCCGGGCGCCGTGGAGACCCTGGAAGCCCTCAAGCAGCGCGGCATCCCCTATCTCGCCCTCACAAATGGCAGCGCCTATCCCGCGAGCCGCCAGGGCCCGCGCCTTCGCGAAATCGGCCTGCCCATTCCTGACGAGAACCTGTTCACGCCCAACAGCGTTGCCGGGCAGGTGCTGAAGAACCGAGGCGTCGAGCGCGTCCTCGTTCTGGGTACGGAAGGTGTGGGCGAAGCCTTGCGGCTTGAAGGCCTCAATACGATCATGCCCGGCGATGCAGATGCCGCCCGCGCGGATGCTGTTTATGTCGCCTGGCATCCCGACTGCGGCATGGATCATATCCACGCCGCTTGCGAGGCTGTGCTGCGCGGGGCAGCCTTCTTCACCGCATCCGACGTACCGTTCTTTGCCACGCAGAGCGGCCGCTCTTTCGGTTACAGCTGCGCAATCAGCGGCGCCATCGCCCGTGTGACCGGAGTGGAACCGGAAGTGACCGGCAAACCCTCGCTCCACGCAATGCAGTTCGTCGCCGCCCGGCTTGGTTTGCCGATGAAGGACGTTGCGGTAGTCGGCGATGATCCGAAAGTTGAGACCGAGATGGCCCGGCTCGGAGGAGCAATCGGCATTGGCGTCACCACCGGCACGACCTCGCTTAAGGAATGGGCAGCCCAGCCTGCTGATCGCGCACCCCATCGCGTAATCGACAGGATTGACGCTATCCTTGAGATGGGCCTGCTCCGCTGAACCTTACGTCGGGCACAGGTTTGGCCCTTATACGAGGGCGGATTGTACAATACGCCCTCGCCTCGCTCCGGTGACAGATCTCGAACAGCTTGCGCCCACAGGCTAGGCGACCCGCCCTTGTAAACCTCTCCTCCAGCAGGATCGGTGCTCACAGCTCTCACCGGCGGCTTGAGCGCCAGTGTCTGCAGGAGCTGGCGCTATTCTCTCCTCCCGGTCAGCCTATGATATAGTAGCGACTGCGGAATTCAGCACCAGCTGCCTGGTCGGTAATGAGTTACGGGCGATCAGTTCTGTACCGCGCAACTCGAACCTGTGCACCTCAAGCGCTGCTTCTTCGACTTACTCGGCCTTTCTGCTGCCTGATCGTCGGTATTCGTGCGCATTTCCCGGCGGACCCAAGCCTGTTTGCAGTTGCCAGCACCTAAGGGCGATCAGAGCGACGAATTCCCGGCGTTCCATCTCACCGTCAGCTCTATTCCCTGCCCGATTGGCAATAGCGCAGTCTGTAGGTCCGGTTTGGCGCGAATGACCTTACGCAGTGCACGTGCGCTGTCTCGGGCGCCCTCCGGATGAATCATGTTGTCCGTCACGACTACCGCTTCATCGGCCAGTTTCGGATAGACGGCTTCGAAGCAGGATACGTAGAGGTCCTTCCAGATGTCCAGGAAGACGAATTCGAACGGCCCTGGTTCTCTTGCCACTACGTCTAGCGCGTCCCCATTTCGGAAGTCCACGAAAGCTTCCAGACCAGCCCGCGCGAGCATGGCGCGGGCATAGTCCTGCTTGGCAGGGTCAAGGTCTATCGTGATTACTTTCGCCCCGCACGCCCGCGCGGCATCCGCAAGGAAGAGCGTGGAATAGCCATAGCTGGTTCCGAGTTCGAGTATGGTGCCGGGACTGCGCGCAAGTACAAGTGCGTGAAGAACGCCCGCCGCCTCCTGCCCGACAGGCAGAAGAAATTCATCTCGGTGCGCGCCCATCTCTCCCGGCTCCATGCTGGCCATTCGGGCAATCTCCGCGCGGTGGCGTTCACTATACTCGGCAAGCACCGTGGCCACGCGGGCATCTTCGAACTGCATCCATTCTCTCC from the Erythrobacter sp. SG61-1L genome contains:
- a CDS encoding HAD hydrolase-like protein codes for the protein MSHSQFAEPIGTARGVMFDLDGTLILSNRELGQYKVLPGAVETLEALKQRGIPYLALTNGSAYPASRQGPRLREIGLPIPDENLFTPNSVAGQVLKNRGVERVLVLGTEGVGEALRLEGLNTIMPGDADAARADAVYVAWHPDCGMDHIHAACEAVLRGAAFFTASDVPFFATQSGRSFGYSCAISGAIARVTGVEPEVTGKPSLHAMQFVAARLGLPMKDVAVVGDDPKVETEMARLGGAIGIGVTTGTTSLKEWAAQPADRAPHRVIDRIDAILEMGLLR
- a CDS encoding class I SAM-dependent methyltransferase; protein product: MQFEDARVATVLAEYSERHRAEIARMASMEPGEMGAHRDEFLLPVGQEAAGVLHALVLARSPGTILELGTSYGYSTLFLADAARACGAKVITIDLDPAKQDYARAMLARAGLEAFVDFRNGDALDVVAREPGPFEFVFLDIWKDLYVSCFEAVYPKLADEAVVVTDNMIHPEGARDSARALRKVIRAKPDLQTALLPIGQGIELTVRWNAGNSSL
- the accB gene encoding acetyl-CoA carboxylase biotin carboxyl carrier protein, with the translated sequence MILTAKDIAEITRLLDESQFSELKLEIGDFKLRVSRGGSGRRLYDDDVEAAPAPRTAAPSTPAPAAAPAPATPATGPAAGEVDVPAPLLGNFYSAPRPGDPPFVKVGDLVNEDSIIGIIEVMKLMNSVRAGVAGTVVAILADNGTSVEEGQALIRVKTGE
- a CDS encoding biotin carboxyl carrier protein, translated to MAKVQLVETSLRDGNQCLWGALGVDTARTLTIAPVMERCGFKAIDFTTSTHMGVAVRYKQEDPWERIRGMAEACPTTPLQFLSTGFRFIAWETASPEFMELAFRTLARNGIRRFALADPMNDAASNVEVARLVKRAGGEQVVGALVYTISPIHDDAHYAEAARIMAASPDIDALYIKDPGGLLTSKRAQTLIPAIMAEIGEKPLELHAHCTIGLAEQAYLEGVELGATALQCASGGAADGTSNPPIQRMIANLRAMGHTVEIDDEAVAEVCNYFTALAEAEGLPTGHPMPFDAAYFHHNLPGGMVGTMRRHLSDQRVPHLEGAVIEELGRIRRELGWPIVMTPFAQMLQTQAVMNVTGKERYAVIPDEIIRFAIGKFGRPMQPVDPNLMDRIMSDPRTKELAAEPGMAELSDLRKRIGPNLSDEEFLLRATMPANLVDAMQAAGPANRVYNPETRAVMELVRGVLSRRDLTEITVEKEGFRLAVEA